GGCCTTTCGAACTGGTGCAGTATCAGAAGGACTCACGGATCCTGTTCCGCGCTTTCCCACAGTACTGGCAGGGCAAGGCGAAGCTGGATCGATTGATTTACAGCATCACGCCGGACGCATCCGTACGCGCCGCCAGGCTGGAGAAAAATGAATGTCAGGTTATACCGTTCCCAAACCCGGCCGATCTGCCCCGGCTCCGTGCGAACCCCAATATTACCGTGATGGAGAAGGCCGGCCTTAATACCGGCTATCTGGCTTTCAACAGCCAAAAAGCACCGCTGGATAATGTCAGGGTGCGTCAGGCCTTGAGTATGGCGATCAATAAGCCGGCGATTATTGAGGCGGTGTTCCAGGGAACCGGCGTTGCCGCGAAAAATCTGCTTCCCCCCGGCGAGTGGAGTGCGGATAACGACCTGAAGGACTATGACTATGCGCCGGAACAGGCGAAAGCGCTGCTGAAAGAGGCGGGCGTAGCCCCTGGAACCACGGTAGATCTGTGGGCAATGCCCGTGCAGCGCCCCTACAATCCGAACGCACGCCGCATGGCGGAGATGATTCAGGAGGACTGGGCGAAGGTGGGCATAAAAGCCAATATCGTCAGCTTTGAGTGGGGCGAGTATCTCTCACGCATCAAACAGGGTGAACACCAGGCGGCGTTGATGGGCTGGACGACCGCTACGGGCGATCCGGATAACTTCTTCAGCCCGCTGTTCAGCTGCACGGCGGCGAACGGTGGATCTAATGCGGCCAGGTGGTGCTATGCGCCGTTTGAGCGTCTGATTAGCCAGGCGCGCAGCGAGCAGGACAGGCAACGGCGCGTCACTCTTTATCGTGAGGCGCAGCAGATCATGCACGATCAGGCTCCGGCGGTGATGATAGCCCACTCGACAATCTTTGAACCGGTGCGTAAAGAGGTCAGTGGCTATCAGGTTGACCCATTTGGCAAACACGTTTTTTATCAGGTCGACATAAAATAATCGTCCTTTGCGGCCCGCACGGGGGCCGCAAATTCAAGAAATAGTGGTAAGTCTGAATTCGCAAAAAAAATCGCTGTAGGTATCTAATGTTCAACTTTTTTTCATCAGACCTAAAATATTATCCACGCACCTTTATATATATATAGAATAAAACGCCCGCGAATTCTCACCCATAGACTATTTCCAGAATGGCGGCCACGATAAACGATCCCTTAATTATTCAACGTTAGCGCTACACGGACTGCTGCTCGCCTGAACAGCTGACTCATTTCCGACAGCTGTGCCACTGATTGGGGTAGGATGTCGTTCCTTATCAGTACGACTACGCCCGTATCCTGTCATTTGTTATGCTGTCAGACGAGGCGGTTTCGATAATGAACGATTGTAGCCAGTCACAAAAAGCAGGAAGCGAACCCGACACTCAAAAATGATACGGATTATTTATGGAAAGACAGGGTGTAAAATGAGTGCCACACTGACAGATATGTACCACCAGGCCGAAAACTATTTCTTTGAAGGCATCGCGGTAAAATGCGTTGTTCTGAATGAGGGATGCAGGGCCTATATGACCGGCGACGCTGGGCTAAACTTTATTTACCTCAGGAAAGAGGCAGAGAATATTGATGATGTTCTCGTCAGGGGACGTCAGTTTTTCGAACAATACGATCTCTCTTTTGACGTTATCATTGCGCAAGATTTATGCTGCGCTCAAGTGATGGATGTGCTCAATGCTATGGGCTTTGTGCAGAGCGACAAATCCGTTTCAATGGTTTTAGATTTAGACACATTCGAGATTGATAAAGCGGTTAGTTCAGATGTTTCAACCACGATCGGGGCGCATGACGATTGTTTAAGCGACTGGATTAGCCCATTGGTAAGCGCATTTGAATCGACGCATGAGGCGTGTTCAAGCTATGCAGCCAGACATGAAAACGCCTCAAAGAAGAATATTAACTTCTCCCATTACAGCCTGTATGAAAATGAGAAAATCGTCGCTTCCATGACCCTGTCGCTAAATAAGGGCATTGCGAGGATCGATGATGTGGGAACCTTACCCGAGCATCAAGGGAAGGGGTATGCAACACATCTTATAAACTACGCGCTGTCCGTGGCAAAAGGAGCAGGCGCGCATCACTGTTTCCTCGAAGCATCCGATGACGGACTGAGTGTTTATCACAAACTTGGGTTTGAACCTTTATTCATAGATAAGATTTTTTCGACAGAAGCGTGAGCCGTGCGCGGGTTGTTAACGTGATGAAGAAATTCAGACAGCTTAAAGTAAAGAGATACTTTCACGCTGCGTAGGTACAAACCGTTGTCCCGGCTCCTGATGCGATCAAGAGCCGGGGTCTTAACCCACTATCCGTTCAGGCGCAGCTGCGGATGACGCTTCATACTCCACGCACACCACAACAGGGAAAGTATCCCAATCGCGCCGCCGACATAGCCCACGCTGGCCATATTGAGATGCAGGCTCACCTGGCCACCGAGCAGCGCTCCGGCACCAATACCGATATTGTAAATACCAGACAGCAGTGACATCGCCACGTCAGTGGCATCCGGGGCGAGCGCCAGCACGCGCACCTGAACCGCCAGGCCCATCACCATGACCGCAATTCCCCATATCACGCAGAGTGTGGAAACCGCCAGCGTATGTGTCGCCGAGACGTACAGGCACATCATCGACAGGGTGATCAGGCCAATTGCCGCAAGCAAAAAGGTTGCAGGGAACTTATTACCATAGATGCTGAACAGCACGCTGCCGACGATACCCGCCGCGCCGAAAATCAGCAGCAGGAAAGTGGTGAAGCCGCCGCTAAGACCCGCAACGCTTTGAATAAACGGCTCAATATAGCTGTAGGCGGTATAATGAGCGGTGACGGTAATGGCAATAAGCAGATACAGCGCCACCAGCGCCGGGCGGCGGAACAGCATAGGCACGCTTTTCAGCGAGCCGGTGTGTTCGCTCGGCAACTTGGGTAACAGCTTCAGTAGCAGCAGCATGGTGACAAACGCGACCGCGCCAATCACCGCAAAGGTGATCCGCCAGCCAAGCAGCTGTCCGATCATACGCCCGATGGGCAGTCCGAGCACCATTGCCAGCGCCGTACCGGTCGCCATCATGCTCAGTGCCTGGGTCTTTTTACCCTGGGGCGCCACGCGGATCGCCAGTGAGGCGGTGATCGACCAGAAAATAGCATGGGATAACGCAATGCCAATACGTGAGATCAGCAGAGTGGTGAAGTCCCACGCCACGGACGAGAGCGCATGGCTGGCAACGAACATCACAAATATTATCATCAGCAGCATACGCCGCTCGACATTGCGCGTCAGCAGCATCATGGGCAGTGACATCAGCGCCACGACCCAGGCGTAAATGGTCAGCATCAGCCCCACCTGCGCCGTCTGCATGGAGAAGCTGCTGCCAATGTCCGACAACAGGCCCACCGGCACAAATTCAGTGGTGTTGAATATAAAAGCGGCAATAGCGAGCATCAGCACGCGTAGCCATGCGGTTTTACGAGAAACAGGAGTTGTTTGCATGAAAAGTCAGCGCTGTGTTGAGATAAGATTAGCCCTAAGGCAGATTTTGAGAATAATTCCCGCATATTGTCTTTTATTTATTGGTGAGATGAAATAAAAAAATCAATAATTTTGTAAATCGGAATATAAGTAATAAGGGTTATATCTGACCGTGACAAACGCCTCTTTATCGACTATGCGCAGCATTTGACGTAATGGCAGCAAGGCGGCAGAATTGCGCCGAAAATGAGAGATCAACATCTGCTAAAACAGGAAGGGTCACAGTGAGCGCTCTGGATAATACATTGTTGGAAGATATTCTCCGGCAGGCACGGCCATTAATCGGGCAGGGCAAGGTCGCAAACTATATTCCAGCCCTGGCTGATGTTCCTGCTGAGCGACTGGGAATAGCCGTCTGCACCCTGGATGGCACCGTTTATCAGGCGGGAGATGCAGAAGAACGTTTTTCCATACAGTCTATTTCAAAAGTACTCTCACTGACGCTGGCCATGACGCGTTACCACGAAAGCGAACTGTGGCAGCGGGTAGGAAAAGAGCCGTCTGGCCAACCGTTTAACTCCCTGTTACAGCTTGAACTGGAGCAGGGGAAACCGCGCAATCCGTTTATTAACGCAGGGGCGCTGGTGGTGTGCGATATGTTGGAAACGCGTCTTACCGCACCGCGTCAGCGTATGCTGGAAGTGGTTCGTAGCCTGACGCAGCAGCCGGAAATCAATTACGACCGTCACGTGGCGCGTTCTGAATTTGACCACTCCGCGCGTAATGCGGCCATTGCCTGGCTGATGAAATCATTTGGTAACTTTGCCAACGATGTACCAAAAGTATTGCAAACCTATTTTCACTACTGCTCGATGACGATGAGCTGTGTTGAACTGGCGCGCTGCTTTCTTTATCTCGCTAATCATGGGCGCAGCCTTGGCCAGGAAGCGGCGGTGCTAACCCCGAAGCAGACCCGACAGATTAACGCCTTAATGGTGACCAGCGGGATGTATGATGGTGCCGGTGAGTTTGCATGGCGGGTAGGGATGCCGGGAAAATCGGGCGTTGGCGGCGGTATTATTGCCGTAGTGCCTGGAGAGATGAGTATCGCCGTGTGGTCTCCAGAGCTGGATGGTTCCGGCAATTCGCTGGCCGGCACGGCGGCGTTGGAACTGCTGGCTGAGCGTATCGGGCGCTCAATTTTTTGATCAAACGCCTGCGATGAACGGTAGTTACTGGAGATGATATGAACAATAGCCCGTATCGCTTAGCGCATCACTTCTAAAGTGCAACAATATTTGTTATATTATCGACTCGTAATTCTTATAGTTCACTGATTTTCAATGCTTTTGTATTCCAGTGGTTCATTCTGTAATGAACAGCAAAAAGCAAGGATCTCAACATGCTTGATATTCGTTTTCCTACCGCCATGCAAATGGTTTTATGTATAGCCAGAGCACAAAGCGAAGGCCTGCGCTGCACCAGCAAAATTCTTGCAGATGGTCTGAAGGCTAATCCAAGTTTTGTGCGCAAAATGATGGTGCCGCTAACGCGTGACGGTATCATTGTTTCAACGTTGGGCCGCAGCGGTTCTATTCGACTGGGGCGTCCGGCACAGCAAATTACACTGTGCGATATTTATCTGTCGGTGATTGAAGATAAGCCTTTAATGGCAGGACGTCCTGAAGTCGAACCGTGCTGTGTGGTCAGCGCCAACGCCTGCTGGTACTTCAAGGAGCTGGCAAAAGAAGCCGAGCAGGCTTCACTTGACGTTCTGGCAAAACGTACCGTCGCCGAAGCGCTGCACGATATTCTACAGCGCGGCAATCATGAACCCGATCGTCAGCAGAACTGCATATCCTGAACACGGTCTCCCCACGTGCAGGGGAGACCGCTTGCCATTATTTCCCTGCCTCGAACCTTCAACAACAGCGCCAGCGAAAAATCAATTAATGTAACAATAACACTTGCATTATAAGCGTGACTGGCATACCGTTACTAAATGCACCCGTTAAAGTTGCTTTTTAAATCGAATGGTAAATGGCGGGGCGGCCGAACCAGCAGGCATAAACCAGTATGCCTACACAACAGAGGGTCACACCGATGAGTCACGATGATTTTATTAGCGATCTTGTTAAGTGGATCGAGAACCACATTGAAGGGAAGATGGATCTGGATACGGTGGCAGATCGTGCGGGCTACTCAAAATGGCACCTGCAACGTATGTTTAAACAGCATACCGGCTATGCGCTGGGTGAATACATCCGCGAGCGCCGTCTGAAAAAATCCGCTGAACGCCTCGCTCGGGGTGGTGAGCCGATTCTGGACGTGGCAATCAGCTTTGGCTTCGATTCCCAGCAGTCGTTTAATCGCAGTTTTAAACGCCAGTTTGGCCAGTCTCCCGGTGCATGGCGCCGTCAGGTTCAGGTCTCTGCGCACGCCTGAACATTCCGGGGACGACGTGTCTTAACGTTCGTCCCGGTTCATTTTCCTTTCGCCCTTGCGAAACGCGATCTATTTCCCCTCTGACATCTCCGGCTACGCTGCCCAACGCGATAAGCTGAGACCAATAAATTGATAAAAAAGAGTATACTGTCTGAACAGACTCCATTTATTCCTAACAGACAGGATCCGTCATGCACATAAGGAACTTTGATCGTGTAATGCTTTGTCAGACAGCCAGTTATCTGCTGGTATTTTGTGCGCTATTTGCCATCTTCCCGCTACGTTTGCTGCCTTGTTTCCTCGCGGGTTTTATCGTCTACGAAACTATTCTGGCGCTGACGCCGCTGGTGGAACGTCTGGTGAAGGGGCCAATAGCCCGCTGGATCAGCATTATGTTCCTCAGCGTGGCGCTGATCCTTGCGCTGGTGACGGGCATCACTAAGCTGATTAGCTTTCTGCTGCACGACTTCCAAAATCCTGCCGCTTTTCATGCCACCGCCAGCAAACTGTTGGAAGATGCTCAGCATACGCTTTCCCCGGTCATTACCCGCTATCTGCCGTCAGACATTGATGAATTACAGAATCAGGTGATGGGCTGGCTGCGTGAGCATCTGGTGGTGGTGCAAACCTTTGGCCGTAACGCCGCGCATACCTCTGCCACTATGCTGATCGGCATGCTGCTGGGGGCCATTATCTCTCTGCGCATCAGCACCGGCAAACGCACGGATGCGCCATTGAAAGAGGCATTGCTTGACCGTCTGACCAACCTGGCCGCCGCCTTTCATAATGTAGTATTTGCCCAGATCAAGGTGTCTCTGGTCAATACCGTTCTGACCGGGGCTTTTCTGTTTGGCATACTGCCGCTCTTCGGGCTGCATTTCCCCTTTGCTAAAACCGTTGTGGTGGTGACGTTTATCGCCGGGCTGCTGCCGATTATTGGCAACCTGATATCCAACACGGTTATCGTGCTGATTGGGCTTTCAATCTCTCTTGAAGCCGCGCTGATTGCGCTGATCTATCTGGTCTTGATCCACAAACTGGAATACTTTATCAATGCGCGTATTTTTGGCAGCCGTATCAGTGCAAAAACGTGGGAAATTCTGTTGGCGATGCTGGTGTTTGAATCTGCCTTTGGTCTCGCAGGCGTGATAGCCGCCCCGGTCTACTATGCTTATCTCAAGGCGGAACTGCGCGCCGCCGATCTGATTTAACCAGACCCATTTTTCAATTCGCAGAAATTCAGGATTTTTCAGACTGCCCACATGAATAAAAAATTTATTATTGCGGCCATTCTGGTGATTATCGCCAGCTATGCCGGACTCCATAAACAGGGCGCGCACACGGCGAATGGTCCTGGTCAGCACACACAGACTGGCGCAGTGCGTACAGAAAGCAGGGATATCAGCGTACTGACCCAGCAGCAAAGGGTCGCCGACTATCTTCAACAGCATCAGCAGCTGCCTGATTACTATATCCGTAAGGGTGAGGCACGCCGTCAGGGTTGGGATCCGGCAAAGGGCAACCTGTGCAGCGCATTGCCCGGCAGGGCGATTGGCGGTGACCGCTTTAGCAATCGTGAAGGTGGATTACCCGACAAGGCCGGTCGGCGCTGGTTTGAAGCCGATGTCAACTATCAGTGTGGCCGACGCGGCACGGATCGTATGCTGTACTCAAGCGATGGGCTGATCTTTGTCACAAAAGACCATTATCGCCATTTCGAGCAGGTGAAATAAGATGCTGCAGGTAAGTTTTGATCTACGGCGGATAAAGGACAGCACCGACTTCTACCGCCAGTTTGCACTTAAATTCGAGCTGGTTTTTTTTGGCGACAATCTGGACGCGCTTTGGGATACGCTCACCGCGGGCGTACCGTTGCCGCTGCGCATCACTTTACGCCATCTGCACGGACATCCGCACCAGAATGACCTGGCGCGGATTGTGGCCGTTATGAAAGAGGCGGAGCAGGAAACTGAGGGGGCGTTCAGCGTCCGCGTCAGCGAAAAAGCGTGACGCAAACGGTACGGGCCTGTGACAATGGCGGCCTGACATCAGCGGGCTGCACCGCCTATTGGCGGATCAACGCTAATATCTGCGCCAGCTTTTCCCGCTGTTCTCCGCTAATTTCGCCAGAGGCTGCATATCCGGCATTCTGCACAATCGTTTCGTTCAGGCCTACCAGCCAGTCGTAGATATAGAAGGCGGCATGGTTGTTCGGCTTTAGTGCCAGACGGCTCAAACGCTGCCCGGGGCCGAGATCCACGGTCTGCGCTTCCGGTTTGGCAAAAATTTTCTGTCCACGATTGATCCGGCTTTCGGGGCGCTGCTCCTCTGGCCGCTGCTGAAAACCAAGCCAGGCAACAAAATCGCCCAACACGCTTAGCGCACGCGAAACCTGACGGTCGGCGATCTGTTCGGCGGGTAACCCCTGGGTGTCGTCGTCGGCCAACATCTTTATCAGCGCATTTTCCAATTCCAGACGAACGCTGGCGGTAATCAGCTCCTCGGTCAGCATCTCCAGCGTCGGTTTACTGACGCCCAGCAACTCCAGCAGCGCACCGTGGTCCGGCAGCAGGCGCAGCTGGTTGATCCAGTGGCGATAGACGGTTTGCGCAAACTCGGCTTCTGGGTTTGTCTGGGGCGCGCTTTGGTAACTGGTTTGCACCGCCGTGAGCGGCTGGTCGCTAAGGAGATCGATGGTCATGCCGATACCAAACGGATCGGCTTCACTAAGACTGTATTCATCTGCCGTGGTGCGATGTTGAAGATGCTGGCGTTGCAGAAAAAGATGACGCAAGGTGTCGCGATCCGGAACCAGCCGTTCCAGCAGTTCACCGTGGACGCCTGTACGCGTCTG
This DNA window, taken from Erwinia tasmaniensis Et1/99, encodes the following:
- a CDS encoding barstar family protein, translated to MLQVSFDLRRIKDSTDFYRQFALKFELVFFGDNLDALWDTLTAGVPLPLRITLRHLHGHPHQNDLARIVAVMKEAEQETEGAFSVRVSEKA
- a CDS encoding sugar transporter — its product is MQTTPVSRKTAWLRVLMLAIAAFIFNTTEFVPVGLLSDIGSSFSMQTAQVGLMLTIYAWVVALMSLPMMLLTRNVERRMLLMIIFVMFVASHALSSVAWDFTTLLISRIGIALSHAIFWSITASLAIRVAPQGKKTQALSMMATGTALAMVLGLPIGRMIGQLLGWRITFAVIGAVAFVTMLLLLKLLPKLPSEHTGSLKSVPMLFRRPALVALYLLIAITVTAHYTAYSYIEPFIQSVAGLSGGFTTFLLLIFGAAGIVGSVLFSIYGNKFPATFLLAAIGLITLSMMCLYVSATHTLAVSTLCVIWGIAVMVMGLAVQVRVLALAPDATDVAMSLLSGIYNIGIGAGALLGGQVSLHLNMASVGYVGGAIGILSLLWCAWSMKRHPQLRLNG
- a CDS encoding ABC transporter substrate-binding protein; amino-acid sequence: MNKKTRLHALLAALTLSITSAALAKTLVYCSEGSPENFNPQLYTSGTSVDASAVPIYNRLVDFKPGTTQLIPSLAERWDISPDGKIYTFYLRNDVKFHSNKYFQPSRDFNADDVIFSFMRQKDPANPYHRVSNGTYANFNSLEFGQLLQKIEKVDEHTVRFTLAHAEAPFLADLGWYFASVLSAEYASAMLKAGTPEKVDREPIGTGPFELVQYQKDSRILFRAFPQYWQGKAKLDRLIYSITPDASVRAARLEKNECQVIPFPNPADLPRLRANPNITVMEKAGLNTGYLAFNSQKAPLDNVRVRQALSMAINKPAIIEAVFQGTGVAAKNLLPPGEWSADNDLKDYDYAPEQAKALLKEAGVAPGTTVDLWAMPVQRPYNPNARRMAEMIQEDWAKVGIKANIVSFEWGEYLSRIKQGEHQAALMGWTTATGDPDNFFSPLFSCTAANGGSNAARWCYAPFERLISQARSEQDRQRRVTLYREAQQIMHDQAPAVMIAHSTIFEPVRKEVSGYQVDPFGKHVFYQVDIK
- a CDS encoding RrF2 family transcriptional regulator, with translation MLDIRFPTAMQMVLCIARAQSEGLRCTSKILADGLKANPSFVRKMMVPLTRDGIIVSTLGRSGSIRLGRPAQQITLCDIYLSVIEDKPLMAGRPEVEPCCVVSANACWYFKELAKEAEQASLDVLAKRTVAEALHDILQRGNHEPDRQQNCIS
- the glsB gene encoding glutaminase B; amino-acid sequence: MSALDNTLLEDILRQARPLIGQGKVANYIPALADVPAERLGIAVCTLDGTVYQAGDAEERFSIQSISKVLSLTLAMTRYHESELWQRVGKEPSGQPFNSLLQLELEQGKPRNPFINAGALVVCDMLETRLTAPRQRMLEVVRSLTQQPEINYDRHVARSEFDHSARNAAIAWLMKSFGNFANDVPKVLQTYFHYCSMTMSCVELARCFLYLANHGRSLGQEAAVLTPKQTRQINALMVTSGMYDGAGEFAWRVGMPGKSGVGGGIIAVVPGEMSIAVWSPELDGSGNSLAGTAALELLAERIGRSIF
- a CDS encoding ribonuclease domain-containing protein, translating into MNKKFIIAAILVIIASYAGLHKQGAHTANGPGQHTQTGAVRTESRDISVLTQQQRVADYLQQHQQLPDYYIRKGEARRQGWDPAKGNLCSALPGRAIGGDRFSNREGGLPDKAGRRWFEADVNYQCGRRGTDRMLYSSDGLIFVTKDHYRHFEQVK
- a CDS encoding helix-turn-helix domain-containing protein, whose amino-acid sequence is MSHDDFISDLVKWIENHIEGKMDLDTVADRAGYSKWHLQRMFKQHTGYALGEYIRERRLKKSAERLARGGEPILDVAISFGFDSQQSFNRSFKRQFGQSPGAWRRQVQVSAHA
- a CDS encoding AI-2E family transporter, with translation MHIRNFDRVMLCQTASYLLVFCALFAIFPLRLLPCFLAGFIVYETILALTPLVERLVKGPIARWISIMFLSVALILALVTGITKLISFLLHDFQNPAAFHATASKLLEDAQHTLSPVITRYLPSDIDELQNQVMGWLREHLVVVQTFGRNAAHTSATMLIGMLLGAIISLRISTGKRTDAPLKEALLDRLTNLAAAFHNVVFAQIKVSLVNTVLTGAFLFGILPLFGLHFPFAKTVVVVTFIAGLLPIIGNLISNTVIVLIGLSISLEAALIALIYLVLIHKLEYFINARIFGSRISAKTWEILLAMLVFESAFGLAGVIAAPVYYAYLKAELRAADLI
- a CDS encoding GNAT family N-acetyltransferase; this translates as MSATLTDMYHQAENYFFEGIAVKCVVLNEGCRAYMTGDAGLNFIYLRKEAENIDDVLVRGRQFFEQYDLSFDVIIAQDLCCAQVMDVLNAMGFVQSDKSVSMVLDLDTFEIDKAVSSDVSTTIGAHDDCLSDWISPLVSAFESTHEACSSYAARHENASKKNINFSHYSLYENEKIVASMTLSLNKGIARIDDVGTLPEHQGKGYATHLINYALSVAKGAGAHHCFLEASDDGLSVYHKLGFEPLFIDKIFSTEA